A genomic region of Papaver somniferum cultivar HN1 chromosome 7, ASM357369v1, whole genome shotgun sequence contains the following coding sequences:
- the LOC113298171 gene encoding cytochrome c1-2, heme protein, mitochondrial-like, which translates to MAGRTAIHQLLRKKLQSQSSSTPVLSYIFPKQDQDGAGSAGMKFLRASALLGAGVTGILSFTTVASADEAEHGLACPDYPWPHQGILSSYDHSSIRRGHQVYQQVCASCHSMSLISYRDLVGVAYTEEETKVMAAEIEVEDGPNDEGEMFTRPGKLSDRLPQPYANEQAARFANGGAYPPDLSLITKARHNGQNYVFSLLTGYRDPPAGVSIREGLHYNPYFPGGAIAMPKMLIDGAIEYEDGTPATEAQMGKDVVSFLSWAAEPEMEERKLMGFKWIFVLSLALLQAGYYRRMRWSVPKSRKLVMDVVN; encoded by the exons ACCCCAGTATTGTCATATATCTTTCCGAAGCAAGATCAAGATGGAGCTGGATCTGCTGGGATGAAATTCTTAAGAGCATCTGCCCTCCTTGGAGCAGGGGTTACTGGGATTTTGAGTTTCACAACCGTAGCATCTGCTGATGAGGCAGAGCATGGTTTAGCTTGTCCAGACTACCCTTGGCCTCACCAAGGAATTCTGAGTTCCTATGATCATTCATC GATTCGTCGTGGTCATCAGGTTTACCAACAAGTTTGTGCGTCTTGCCATTCAATGTCTCTAATTTCATACCGTGATCTTGTTGGTGTTGCATATACAGAAGAGGAGACAAAAGTTATGGCTGCTGAGATTGAGGTCGAAGATGGACCTAATGATGAAGGTGAGATGTTTACTCGGCCTGGTAAGCTAAGTGATCGTTTACCTCAACCATATGCAAATGAACAGGCTGCTAGGTTTGCTAATGGAGGTGCATATCCTCCAGATCTGAGCCTCATCACCAAG GCTCGTCACAATGGTCAAAACTATGTGTTTTCCCTCTTAACTGGCTACCGCGATCCTCCTGCTGGTGTTTCG ATTCGAGAGGGCCTCCATTACAATCCTTACTTCCCCGGTGGAGCAATTGCTATGCCTAAGATGCTTATTGATGGGGCCATTGAGTATGAAGATGGTACCCCTGCTACTGAAGCTCAG ATGGGTAAAGATGTCGTATCGTTTTTATCGTGGGCAGCGGAACCTGAAATGGAAGAGAGGAAGCTG ATGGGGTTCAAATGGATATTTGTATTGTCTCTTGCACTACTACAAGCTGGATACTACAGGCGGATGAGGTGGTCAGTCCCGAAGTCCCGCAAGCTGGTAATGGATGTTGTGAACTAA